aaatggaaaaaaaatgaaatagcaAGACCAAACACTCAATACTACCATGTAAATGGGACTCCACACTGCCATTTGGAATGAGTTCATAGACCAGGCAGCGAATATTGTCTTCTGTGCATATACCAATTAGCTTGACCAAGTTCCTGTGATGCAGACGGCTAAGCATCTCAACCTCTGCTAAGAATTCCCGGCCACCCTGCTGGTCATCTCTTTTGAGAACTTTTACAGCCACATTGATCCCATCATCAAGGATACCTTTGTAGACACGCCCAAAGCCCCCTTCTCCAAGTATTCTTGAAGGATCAAAGTTATTAGCggctctttctatttcagctgCACTAAAGGTCTTGGCAGATCCTGTATATGTTGCAATGCTAGATCCAAAGGAAAGTGATGCTGAACTAGGTCCGCTTCCAAACAACATATATCCAGGAGCCCCtgttatttttaaaaattttgaacatcataaaaagggaaaataagggaaggggagaagggaagagaagtctGTGCTGGTTAACCCTTTGATTTTGCATGTTCCTAAAGCATTACCCGATGGTTTTGCAAGGGAAGGCACTAAAGTTGAAGGAATCAGTGCCGGTTGACTAGTGTGGTCACGACATTTAAACAACAGCAGCCAAGCAGCTCCAATACATAAAACCATGACTATGGAAGATGAAAGGACTATGATTGCAATCATACTGCCACCAAGTCCTCCTTTTCGTCTCCTCCTAACATCAACTCCCAAAGGCTTTATTGCCCTTCCATTATTGTCACGGCCAGAGTATGGCCCAGCATCCGCTGTGCCAATGCTTGAGGATGCCAAAGGTGGAGAGGGAGGAAGGCCTGGATAGATGCAGCATTATAAACAAATACAAGCTCAATGATATAGCCTACAAAGAATATCCAGAATCTGCAGAGTACATATATACCTGGATAGCGTACATATAGTACTTCATAGTCGCCAAAGAAGGAAGTCTTTATGGTAACCTGCTTATGCCAAAATTTCTCGAAGGTCAAAATTGCTGTTGTATTATCAAACTTTTCCCCAAGTGGTACCAGATCAATGAGGACAATGGTCTTCTCTGGCTGCTGGTTGGCTGCATTTGCTCCCATTATGCGTACTTGACTTTGTTTCATGAAAACCCCAGCTGCTATTTCTTCAGCTAACTCCgaaaccaaaggaaagaaggtgTACAAGGCAACACTAAGGCGAACTCCAACTTGTATTGGCCAAACACAGCCACATGGGGATCCTGGAGGGGTATTTGTTAATGGCTCTGTGCATGTCAGTGATGTACAATCTACAAATAGGGATCAAAATATAGTCAGTTTCCAAAAATACTAAGACAAAGAGTATAAATTTGGAGCAATTAGAACAAAAAATATAAGCTCGCTTAGAGAGAAAAGTTTGTTTACCTTGGTtaggaggtggaggtggtagtGCCCTAACTGGAGAAGGAATTGGCATCAAAGGATTTCTTGGAGAAGGCCGTCGAGGAGAAACTTTAGGGGGAAGAAGAGGTCCTTGCCAACATAAAACATGATGATTATAGTTTGCTAAGTTTACAgtaaaagaaacagagaaaccaAAACAGAGCATAAGATAGAACAAGAGACTTCCCATACTTTCAGTTTGACCAGATGGTACTGTTGGTGATTGCATAGGTTCAGGAGAGCCAGATTTCTCTATTGAAGGAAATGGAGATTTGACTGCTGAGGCAGAAGGACCTACCATGCAGGAAAAGAGTTAgaaattaaagaacaaaaaccAGCTTTTTCATTGTGGAAACACCATGTCAAACAAGTCATAACATAACAGAGAACATGAGACTTCCATACTTGCAGTTTGACCAGATGGTCCTGTAGGTGATTGCACAGGTCCAGGAGAGCCTGATTCCTCTGTTGGAGGAAATGGAGAATTGACTACTGGGCCAGATGGACCTACCATGCAGGAAAAGAGTTAGAAATTAGAGAATAAAAACCAGTTTTTTATAGCAGAAAAACCATCGAACAAGTCATCAATCTGGCAAACTCACCTGGAGCGAAGGACAGTGGACTATGATGCCTTAGTCTACTCTTCTTTGGGGGAACTACAGGAACATTTGAAGGAGCTTGAAGAATAATTGGACCTTTAATATTAtaatcaaagaaaaggaaaggtacatattttcatttttgaaacCTACAAAATTATAAGCAACAAAAAACAACCCTATAGAAACATATTATTGAAAGGGCGTACCCAgagcacgaggctcctgccactgcgtgGTCTGAAGAGGGTCATTATACAATAATCATCAAGCCATGAtacttatttaaaaaaaaaaacgaaccTAGCCAGTAGGAAGTAGGAGGAGGAGGTAGATATGATGGTGCAGGAATAGCTGTGTTAGCTCTTTTTTCTGCATGATGATGCCGATGTATCGATATTGAAGGAGACGATGCAGGACTCTGAAACCTTTTCCTGGCACGGGGCTGAAGAGATGACTTGGAAGGGACAGGTGCTTTGGCAGATGGCCTGACAGCTTTGtatggtgcaggggctacaacAGGGAAAGAACCTGCAGACAGGTTGAGACTCATAAGTATGAAACTTCATGTTTCCCAcaccaaataaaagaaaataacttGAATAAGCTCAAGTTGTATAACTACCTTTAATTGGGGACCTATTCTGTGGCGATAAATGGTTGAATGATTCCTTTGGAGGAGCAGCAAGTGGGACTCCATATCCTTTCCTGCTAGGGAAAGGGGTTGCTTTTGGAGCAGCATGGTCTGTAACATCATATTGTGACATATCGAACCTAACAtcaattacaaaagtttctagATGTTGGACTTGCATGACAATCAAATCTCAGGGCACAGAGCCACAGATATGGAGATAGTACAGAGCACACAATAATATacttaagggaaaaagaacgctgcctGGTTGcgtgcagcctgcgcccagacacagccctcttgaaatgaccgccctgccCCCTTACAAATGAAAAATCCCCCTTGGTTGATGTCCTTGCATGTcccctcattggcccccacgctggtgcaggggccacacgacTGGGCAGCGTTCCTCTTCCCTATACttcaaaaatatttataaatagaatattttcatatatctaaaaaatgaaatattattCTGAAAAAAATTTTGTGGCTCAGATTCACATCCATACAGCTCCACCAGTACCCTTGccatgtcatcccaatactCAAAACAGGTCTATAGGTGTGATGCTCAGGACAGAACTTCCATAAGCTACTGGAGAACTAATGTGCTTCAATTGACCAAAGGAGCAATAAATTATTCCAGAATAAATGCTCCTCAAATGAATTACTCATGATATTACGAGAAGCACCTGGCAGTGAAGATGGAGTTGTTCCTGGGAAAGTTGGCTTGAAGGATGGTGACTTCCATGGCAATTTCCCTGGTGGTGATGCAACTGGCACTGTATCGTTATAAAACAGGAGCCATATTATAACAAATTTAAAGTTATTGATTGAAGCCTTAATCAAGCATTTATATGCAGAAAGTGACCATGTGACAGAAGTATTACCATCTGGATGCCTTCTATGAGGTGATCTTCGTAGAATTGATGGTGTAGGCACTCGAACGGGTTCAGGCAGTGGAGTTGGTGCCAACTCATGTGGTGGCAATACTGTAGGAGGACTTGGTGGCATGGATGGCACTAAACCTTCAGCATATGGAGACACAGGTCCAGAATCATGGAGTGCTGATACCATTGGAGGATGTAAAACTGAGCCTGGATCATTAAGCCCTAAGTTTAGTAAAAGTTCCCTATCCAAACAGCAATTTATCTTTGTCAATAAAGCAAGATTACCATAATGCCGCGGGGATGGACTTGGTGTGCCAGTCCTCATTGGCTTTCCATGATAGCCAAGACCACGTTCTCCTTCTTCAGTTGGAGGAAGTGCAGAAAGATTTGCCAGCAATGGAAAAATATTATACAGTGCAATATAATATAAATCCATCGGTGGTGTTggtccaaaacacaaaaaagacaGCAAGAACTTGACAATGTCAGGGACATAGTATATCATCCAGCACAGCAACAAATTCAAAATGTAGACTGACTCTATCAAACAATTCAATGTCTAGATATGAGTTAAATCAAGAGTTCACTTTCCTTATATTGTTTACAACTTTAATCTTCTACCGGAAAGAGGAAAACCTTGTTTGTGCATAATCTACTTTACAAGGTACAGGGGATACAAGTCGAGTTTCAGCATTTGTACTTAAAGAGTGTCAGGCATGGAGAGGCTCTTAGTTTGAAGCGTTTCTGTGCATAGCTAATTAGCTGCTACTTGTCATCACAGATCTGAACAACTCATAGAAACCGTACCTCAAATTAGAGCAAATACCATGTTACTAATAAAACATATAGAAGATGAATATGGAACTCTACCAGCCTGGGACCAAAAGTGTACCTGTgattaatgggttttaaaatgtctataaaacaaaattttaattctATCAAATGgcttaaaagaaaattcagaCTATTTTCTAGATAAAAGGTGCATCTATAGTTGGCAAACCCCGAATTTATCATCAGTTGGGTAAAGTGAACCCATTTTAGTGATGCTCATCACTTTTTGGGTTGATCTAGATATCAAGGAGTGGTTTTAGGAAAAACAAGATGTCCTCCATTGAATTATGCATGTTCCTCATCGCCTGAAAGCTCAAAGACTACTCATTCCCAGGAGGAAGCTTGAGCTAGGATTGACGAAGCTAAAAGTAGACATTACGAAATCAAGGGGATCTCAGCAAACCCTGGACAAAGTGAACTTTGAAACAACAAAGTCCAACCAAGACTAAGGATCTCCAATCTTATCTTCTCGTCCTAAAAGATGAAAGCCAGTTTGGATCAAactcaacccaaaacaaaacTGACAACTTATTCAAATAGGTAAAGTTCTCCTGATCACGAGAGCAATTGTTcccataaacaaaaaaaaatatccaaacaAAGAGTACAATTTATCAAAAACGAAATTTGTGAAATCCAACTGAAACCAAAATAAACACATTGGTGTCTCTTACCTGCAGATCCATGAGCACGCAAAGGTATGAAAACGATGCAGAGTTTCACCAGCAGAAGAATCACTCGCAACCCCATCTTTCTTCCCCTGCTAGTGAGATAACTGGAGATTGAATCCTGCAATCTCCAACTCAATCACTCCAGAGAACAGAGGGCAGTAGAAAAAAATGCCAAGAACAAAAGTACTAATAAATTATAGAACAACTTACTGAAGTAAGCGATGGGTAATCTTCaagtaagaacaaaaaaaattagagaagacCCACAATCGTACGAGGAAAGCAATGAGAATTCAAGGAAAGCAATGAGAATTCAATCCCCGTAAGGCCCATAAAAGGGACTGCATAGAAGAacccatgtgcttgtttttcaAGAATAAATTCCGAATCGCTGAGCTTTGATACTGCCATGTAGGAGGGAACCGTTTCTCCTGTCATGAATTGTTAAAGACAAATCTATCCCAATTACCCAAGGGGGGGGGTTGGGAAAGATATATTAAAAGCaattaaagaggaaaaagaaattgaaaatatgTGTTTAAGAGCTTAAAAAAACAGTCACAGAAATGCAAACCAGAGACTctgtaaaagagaaagaagagaggactGAGATTGGGTGGATGTGGGTCTATGAGTTCAAGACAGAGACAGAGCTCAGACTTGTGATATAGAAGTGTGGAGGTAAGATAAGAGGGTTTGGACTCTGGAGTTTGGACCTCATGGTTGAAATCTGAGGTTAATTTAATGACTAATGAAGGTAAGATAAgagggtttggactttggagtttggacctCATGGTTGAAATCTGGGGTTAATTTAATGACTAATGAAGGATTCGCTGACTCCTTTGTTCAGTAAAGTAGTTTGATTTAATATAGGTTTTCAGTTCAATTGGATTATAGACAGAGATAATTGGAGCATTAAGCAGTGTGACTTGCAACCTGGAGAGGGTCAAACTTCATTAACCACCACAACCCCATTTTCCGCCTCTCTTATCCAGACTTTAAAACCCTTTTCAAGATAGGTTATTGGGCACTTGAGCACCATAACCTAAACCCTAcaaaatttatgaaattatGCGGAGGTGATTTGCCCTCCTCAATTAATCCTCATCTGCCAGTGGCATGAGAAGTGGATGGGTCTGGGAATCTGATTCCCCCAAATGAAGGTTTATCCATTGCAAATGGATCTAAATCCCACTTGTTCCCAAACAGAGTGGCAATTTACAAAAGCCATTATTGAAGTTTTTCTTCTACCTATCAAGTAGATTGAAGGCTTTTTACCCCTCCCTAACTCACATGGTATCTGATACAGAATACAGATGGTGTATGGATATGGTGTTGCTATCCATCATGGACCCAGTTGGTAATCCTTTTGGATGGATTGGACGCCAATAAATGttccctatcttcttctttttcttttaataggtAATAATAGGATCTAGATCGCTGTGGTGGGCGTATCCATCCTCGCCATCTGAACAGCATCTTGGTCATGTGTCGAGCTTTAAGGGTGTGTTGACTATTTTTCAGCACACTTCGTAGAGGAGCCTGATCCGGTAATATAGTTACTTTGATCCTAGATATTTTCTATCCATGGTGAAGTGAGCCAATATTGCTAATGTTTAATCCAACCCCATTACCTACGCGCAAGGAATCATTACCATTATATGGTGCAGAGATTTGCAGGTTACTGATATCCGGTGTGACATGATGGGTTGCTGCTGTGTCTGGGAACCAATCGCTCATGGACGGAGGAGTAGGTAATATGCCAACCATATTAGCAGATGGTGATGGATTTGTAGGAGGTGGATTGGTGTAGTGGAAATAACATTTGCTAGCAGTATGGTTGAACTTGCTGCAGATCTGGCAGCgatctcttctatttctttgcCGCTGTCCTTGTGCTCGGTTGGAATAATTAGTAATGCTAGAGTTTGTAGGGGAAGCATTTGAAGTGAGTGCTGATGTTGTGGCAGCAGTGGGTGGTGGTACATGAGTAAGATTTGCTTCAATGGGTACCTGAGCACTCTTCAACCGTAGTTCATGACTCAAGAGTAATCGATGAAGATCATGAAAAGTGAGAGGTTCAGTCTTTGTAGAAAGAGCAGTGACAATATCGCTAAAATCAGGTCCAATGTTTTTGAAGACAATAGCATTTAATTCCTCATTGGAGAGAGGACGATTGGCTGCAGCAAGTTGATCGGATA
The nucleotide sequence above comes from Telopea speciosissima isolate NSW1024214 ecotype Mountain lineage chromosome 3, Tspe_v1, whole genome shotgun sequence. Encoded proteins:
- the LOC122654482 gene encoding receptor-like serine/threonine-protein kinase ALE2 isoform X4, translating into MGLRVILLLVKLCIVFIPLRAHGSAVYNIFPLLANLSALPPTEEGERGLGYHGKPMRTGTPSPSPRHYGSVLHPPMVSALHDSGPVSPYAEGLVPSMPPSPPTVLPPHELAPTPLPEPVRVPTPSILRRSPHRRHPDVPVASPPGKLPWKSPSFKPTFPGTTPSSLPDHAAPKATPFPSRKGYGVPLAAPPKESFNHLSPQNRSPIKGSFPVVAPAPYKAVRPSAKAPVPSKSSLQPRARKRFQSPASSPSISIHRHHHAEKRANTAIPAPSYLPPPPTSYWLGPIILQAPSNVPVVPPKKSRLRHHSPLSFAPGPSGPVVNSPFPPTEESGSPGPVQSPTGPSGQTARPLLPPKVSPRRPSPRNPLMPIPSPVRALPPPPPNQDCTSLTCTEPLTNTPPGSPCGCVWPIQVGVRLSVALYTFFPLVSELAEEIAAGVFMKQSQVRIMGANAANQQPEKTIVLIDLVPLGEKFDNTTAILTFEKFWHKQVTIKTSFFGDYEVLYVRYPGLPPSPPLASSSIGTADAGPYSGRDNNGRAIKPLGVDVRRRRKGGLGGSMIAIIVLSSSIVMVLCIGAAWLLLFKCRDHTSQPALIPSTLVPSLAKPSGAPGYMLFGSGPSSASLSFGSSIATYTGSAKTFSAAEIERAANNFDPSRILGEGGFGRVYKGILDDGINVAVKVLKRDDQQGGREFLAEVEMLSRLHHRNLVKLIGICTEDNIRCLVYELIPNGSVESHLHGVDKEVAPLDWGARMKIALGAARGLAYLHEDSSPRVIHRDFKSSNILLEHDFTPKVSDFGLARTALDEGNKYISTRVMGTFGYVAPEYAMTGHLLVKSDVYSYGVVLLELLTGRKPVDMSQPQGQENLVAWARPLLTSKEGLEMIIDPALGPSVSFDSVAKVAAIASMCVQPEVSHRPFMGEVVQALKLVCNECDGTKEMGSESYSQENLSFDMDARISIVSGQLPEPSQTLYPISDHDSILEARMALSASDVFNTSVGIERQSSGSFRRHSSSGPLRTGRSRQFWQRLRGSSRGSMSEHGLAFRLWTGSH
- the LOC122654482 gene encoding receptor-like serine/threonine-protein kinase ALE2 isoform X1; this encodes MGLRVILLLVKLCIVFIPLRAHGSAVYNIFPLLANLSALPPTEEGERGLGYHGKPMRTGTPSPSPRHYGSVLHPPMVSALHDSGPVSPYAEGLVPSMPPSPPTVLPPHELAPTPLPEPVRVPTPSILRRSPHRRHPDVPVASPPGKLPWKSPSFKPTFPGTTPSSLPDHAAPKATPFPSRKGYGVPLAAPPKESFNHLSPQNRSPIKGSFPVVAPAPYKAVRPSAKAPVPSKSSLQPRARKRFQSPASSPSISIHRHHHAEKRANTAIPAPSYLPPPPTSYWLGPIILQAPSNVPVVPPKKSRLRHHSPLSFAPGPSGPVVNSPFPPTEESGSPGPVQSPTGPSGQTASPSASAVKSPFPSIEKSGSPEPMQSPTVPSGQTERPLLPPKVSPRRPSPRNPLMPIPSPVRALPPPPPNQDCTSLTCTEPLTNTPPGSPCGCVWPIQVGVRLSVALYTFFPLVSELAEEIAAGVFMKQSQVRIMGANAANQQPEKTIVLIDLVPLGEKFDNTTAILTFEKFWHKQVTIKTSFFGDYEVLYVRYPGLPPSPPLASSSIGTADAGPYSGRDNNGRAIKPLGVDVRRRRKGGLGGSMIAIIVLSSSIVMVLCIGAAWLLLFKCRDHTSQPALIPSTLVPSLAKPSGAPGYMLFGSGPSSASLSFGSSIATYTGSAKTFSAAEIERAANNFDPSRILGEGGFGRVYKGILDDGINVAVKVLKRDDQQGGREFLAEVEMLSRLHHRNLVKLIGICTEDNIRCLVYELIPNGSVESHLHGVDKEVAPLDWGARMKIALGAARGLAYLHEDSSPRVIHRDFKSSNILLEHDFTPKVSDFGLARTALDEGNKYISTRVMGTFGYVAPEYAMTGHLLVKSDVYSYGVVLLELLTGRKPVDMSQPQGQENLVAWARPLLTSKEGLEMIIDPALGPSVSFDSVAKVAAIASMCVQPEVSHRPFMGEVVQALKLVCNECDGTKEMGSESYSQENLSFDMDARISIVSGQLPEPSQTLYPISDHDSILEARMALSASDVFNTSVGIERQSSGSFRRHSSSGPLRTGRSRQFWQRLRGSSRGSMSEHGLAFRLWTGSH
- the LOC122654482 gene encoding receptor-like serine/threonine-protein kinase ALE2 isoform X3: MGLRVILLLVKLCIVFIPLRAHGSAVYNIFPLLANLSALPPTEEGERGLGYHGKPMRTGTPSPSPRHYGSVLHPPMVSALHDSGPVSPYAEGLVPSMPPSPPTVLPPHELAPTPLPEPVRVPTPSILRRSPHRRHPDVPVASPPGKLPWKSPSFKPTFPGTTPSSLPDHAAPKATPFPSRKGYGVPLAAPPKESFNHLSPQNRSPIKGSFPVVAPAPYKAVRPSAKAPVPSKSSLQPRARKRFQSPASSPSISIHRHHHAEKRANTAIPAPSYLPPPPTSYWLGPIILQAPSNVPVVPPKKSRLRHHSPLSFAPGPSASAVKSPFPSIEKSGSPEPMQSPTVPSGQTERPLLPPKVSPRRPSPRNPLMPIPSPVRALPPPPPNQDCTSLTCTEPLTNTPPGSPCGCVWPIQVGVRLSVALYTFFPLVSELAEEIAAGVFMKQSQVRIMGANAANQQPEKTIVLIDLVPLGEKFDNTTAILTFEKFWHKQVTIKTSFFGDYEVLYVRYPGLPPSPPLASSSIGTADAGPYSGRDNNGRAIKPLGVDVRRRRKGGLGGSMIAIIVLSSSIVMVLCIGAAWLLLFKCRDHTSQPALIPSTLVPSLAKPSGAPGYMLFGSGPSSASLSFGSSIATYTGSAKTFSAAEIERAANNFDPSRILGEGGFGRVYKGILDDGINVAVKVLKRDDQQGGREFLAEVEMLSRLHHRNLVKLIGICTEDNIRCLVYELIPNGSVESHLHGVDKEVAPLDWGARMKIALGAARGLAYLHEDSSPRVIHRDFKSSNILLEHDFTPKVSDFGLARTALDEGNKYISTRVMGTFGYVAPEYAMTGHLLVKSDVYSYGVVLLELLTGRKPVDMSQPQGQENLVAWARPLLTSKEGLEMIIDPALGPSVSFDSVAKVAAIASMCVQPEVSHRPFMGEVVQALKLVCNECDGTKEMGSESYSQENLSFDMDARISIVSGQLPEPSQTLYPISDHDSILEARMALSASDVFNTSVGIERQSSGSFRRHSSSGPLRTGRSRQFWQRLRGSSRGSMSEHGLAFRLWTGSH
- the LOC122654482 gene encoding receptor-like serine/threonine-protein kinase ALE2 isoform X2, translating into MGLRVILLLVKLCIVFIPLRAHGSAVYNIFPLLANLSALPPTEEGERGLGYHGKPMRTGTPSPSPRHYGSVLHPPMVSALHDSGPVSPYAEGLVPSMPPSPPTVLPPHELAPTPLPEPVRVPTPSILRRSPHRRHPDVPVASPPGKLPWKSPSFKPTFPGTTPSSLPDHAAPKATPFPSRKGYGVPLAAPPKESFNHLSPQNRSPIKGSFPVVAPAPYKAVRPSAKAPVPSKSSLQPRARKRFQSPASSPSISIHRHHHAEKRANTAIPAPSYLPPPPTSYWLGPIILQAPSNVPVVPPKKSRLRHHSPLSFAPVGPSASAVKSPFPSIEKSGSPEPMQSPTVPSGQTERPLLPPKVSPRRPSPRNPLMPIPSPVRALPPPPPNQDCTSLTCTEPLTNTPPGSPCGCVWPIQVGVRLSVALYTFFPLVSELAEEIAAGVFMKQSQVRIMGANAANQQPEKTIVLIDLVPLGEKFDNTTAILTFEKFWHKQVTIKTSFFGDYEVLYVRYPGLPPSPPLASSSIGTADAGPYSGRDNNGRAIKPLGVDVRRRRKGGLGGSMIAIIVLSSSIVMVLCIGAAWLLLFKCRDHTSQPALIPSTLVPSLAKPSGAPGYMLFGSGPSSASLSFGSSIATYTGSAKTFSAAEIERAANNFDPSRILGEGGFGRVYKGILDDGINVAVKVLKRDDQQGGREFLAEVEMLSRLHHRNLVKLIGICTEDNIRCLVYELIPNGSVESHLHGVDKEVAPLDWGARMKIALGAARGLAYLHEDSSPRVIHRDFKSSNILLEHDFTPKVSDFGLARTALDEGNKYISTRVMGTFGYVAPEYAMTGHLLVKSDVYSYGVVLLELLTGRKPVDMSQPQGQENLVAWARPLLTSKEGLEMIIDPALGPSVSFDSVAKVAAIASMCVQPEVSHRPFMGEVVQALKLVCNECDGTKEMGSESYSQENLSFDMDARISIVSGQLPEPSQTLYPISDHDSILEARMALSASDVFNTSVGIERQSSGSFRRHSSSGPLRTGRSRQFWQRLRGSSRGSMSEHGLAFRLWTGSH
- the LOC122654482 gene encoding receptor-like serine/threonine-protein kinase ALE2 isoform X5 — protein: MGLRVILLLVKLCIVFIPLRAHGSAVYNIFPLLANLSALPPTEEGERGLGYHGKPMRTGTPSPSPRHYGSVLHPPMVSALHDSGPVSPYAEGLVPSMPPSPPTVLPPHELAPTPLPEPVRVPTPSILRRSPHRRHPDVPVASPPGKLPWKSPSFKPTFPGTTPSSLPDHAAPKATPFPSRKGYGVPLAAPPKESFNHLSPQNRSPIKGPIILQAPSNVPVVPPKKSRLRHHSPLSFAPVGPSASAVKSPFPSIEKSGSPEPMQSPTVPSGQTERPLLPPKVSPRRPSPRNPLMPIPSPVRALPPPPPNQDCTSLTCTEPLTNTPPGSPCGCVWPIQVGVRLSVALYTFFPLVSELAEEIAAGVFMKQSQVRIMGANAANQQPEKTIVLIDLVPLGEKFDNTTAILTFEKFWHKQVTIKTSFFGDYEVLYVRYPGLPPSPPLASSSIGTADAGPYSGRDNNGRAIKPLGVDVRRRRKGGLGGSMIAIIVLSSSIVMVLCIGAAWLLLFKCRDHTSQPALIPSTLVPSLAKPSGAPGYMLFGSGPSSASLSFGSSIATYTGSAKTFSAAEIERAANNFDPSRILGEGGFGRVYKGILDDGINVAVKVLKRDDQQGGREFLAEVEMLSRLHHRNLVKLIGICTEDNIRCLVYELIPNGSVESHLHGVDKEVAPLDWGARMKIALGAARGLAYLHEDSSPRVIHRDFKSSNILLEHDFTPKVSDFGLARTALDEGNKYISTRVMGTFGYVAPEYAMTGHLLVKSDVYSYGVVLLELLTGRKPVDMSQPQGQENLVAWARPLLTSKEGLEMIIDPALGPSVSFDSVAKVAAIASMCVQPEVSHRPFMGEVVQALKLVCNECDGTKEMGSESYSQENLSFDMDARISIVSGQLPEPSQTLYPISDHDSILEARMALSASDVFNTSVGIERQSSGSFRRHSSSGPLRTGRSRQFWQRLRGSSRGSMSEHGLAFRLWTGSH
- the LOC122654482 gene encoding receptor-like serine/threonine-protein kinase ALE2 isoform X8, with protein sequence MGLRVILLLVKLCIVFIPLRAHGSAVYNIFPLLANLSALPPTEEGERGLGYHGKPMRTGTPSPSPRHYGSVLHPPMVSALHDSGPVSPYAEGLVPSMPPSPPTVLPPHELAPTPLPEPVRVPTPSILRRSPHRRHPDVPVASPPGKLPWKSPSFKPTFPGTTPSSLPGPIILQAPSNVPVVPPKKSRLRHHSPLSFAPGPSASAVKSPFPSIEKSGSPEPMQSPTVPSGQTERPLLPPKVSPRRPSPRNPLMPIPSPVRALPPPPPNQDCTSLTCTEPLTNTPPGSPCGCVWPIQVGVRLSVALYTFFPLVSELAEEIAAGVFMKQSQVRIMGANAANQQPEKTIVLIDLVPLGEKFDNTTAILTFEKFWHKQVTIKTSFFGDYEVLYVRYPGLPPSPPLASSSIGTADAGPYSGRDNNGRAIKPLGVDVRRRRKGGLGGSMIAIIVLSSSIVMVLCIGAAWLLLFKCRDHTSQPALIPSTLVPSLAKPSGAPGYMLFGSGPSSASLSFGSSIATYTGSAKTFSAAEIERAANNFDPSRILGEGGFGRVYKGILDDGINVAVKVLKRDDQQGGREFLAEVEMLSRLHHRNLVKLIGICTEDNIRCLVYELIPNGSVESHLHGVDKEVAPLDWGARMKIALGAARGLAYLHEDSSPRVIHRDFKSSNILLEHDFTPKVSDFGLARTALDEGNKYISTRVMGTFGYVAPEYAMTGHLLVKSDVYSYGVVLLELLTGRKPVDMSQPQGQENLVAWARPLLTSKEGLEMIIDPALGPSVSFDSVAKVAAIASMCVQPEVSHRPFMGEVVQALKLVCNECDGTKEMGSESYSQENLSFDMDARISIVSGQLPEPSQTLYPISDHDSILEARMALSASDVFNTSVGIERQSSGSFRRHSSSGPLRTGRSRQFWQRLRGSSRGSMSEHGLAFRLWTGSH
- the LOC122654482 gene encoding receptor-like serine/threonine-protein kinase ALE2 isoform X6, whose product is MGLRVILLLVKLCIVFIPLRAHGSAVYNIFPLLANLSALPPTEEGERGLGYHGKPMRTGTPSPSPRHYGSVLHPPMVSALHDSGPVSPYAEGLVPSMPPSPPTVLPPHELAPTPLPEPVRVPTPSILRRSPHRRHPDVPVASPPGKLPWKSPSFKPTFPGTTPSSLPDHAAPKATPFPSRKGYGVPLAAPPKESFNHLSPQNRSPIKGPIILQAPSNVPVVPPKKSRLRHHSPLSFAPGPSASAVKSPFPSIEKSGSPEPMQSPTVPSGQTERPLLPPKVSPRRPSPRNPLMPIPSPVRALPPPPPNQDCTSLTCTEPLTNTPPGSPCGCVWPIQVGVRLSVALYTFFPLVSELAEEIAAGVFMKQSQVRIMGANAANQQPEKTIVLIDLVPLGEKFDNTTAILTFEKFWHKQVTIKTSFFGDYEVLYVRYPGLPPSPPLASSSIGTADAGPYSGRDNNGRAIKPLGVDVRRRRKGGLGGSMIAIIVLSSSIVMVLCIGAAWLLLFKCRDHTSQPALIPSTLVPSLAKPSGAPGYMLFGSGPSSASLSFGSSIATYTGSAKTFSAAEIERAANNFDPSRILGEGGFGRVYKGILDDGINVAVKVLKRDDQQGGREFLAEVEMLSRLHHRNLVKLIGICTEDNIRCLVYELIPNGSVESHLHGVDKEVAPLDWGARMKIALGAARGLAYLHEDSSPRVIHRDFKSSNILLEHDFTPKVSDFGLARTALDEGNKYISTRVMGTFGYVAPEYAMTGHLLVKSDVYSYGVVLLELLTGRKPVDMSQPQGQENLVAWARPLLTSKEGLEMIIDPALGPSVSFDSVAKVAAIASMCVQPEVSHRPFMGEVVQALKLVCNECDGTKEMGSESYSQENLSFDMDARISIVSGQLPEPSQTLYPISDHDSILEARMALSASDVFNTSVGIERQSSGSFRRHSSSGPLRTGRSRQFWQRLRGSSRGSMSEHGLAFRLWTGSH